In Thauera aromatica K172, one DNA window encodes the following:
- a CDS encoding NAD-dependent epimerase/dehydratase family protein: MKRALITGIKGFTGRYVADELTAGGWEVWGLGTCAATDDARYRQADLADRDRLGGIVAEVRPDAVVHLAGIAFPGHREADTFYTVNLIGTRNLLAALAASGHRPECVLLASSANVYGNSTAEVLDESSPPNPANDYAVSKLAMEYMARLWGDRLPIVIARPFNYTGVGQADNFLLPKIVSHFRRRAAFIELGNLDVWRDFSDVRAVARAYRRLLEVRPAGETVNVCSGTVHSLREVLEIATRLSGHTLRVDVNPAFVRSNEVKTLRGDASRLRRLIGDWETPALEDTLRWMLEHA, translated from the coding sequence GTGAAGCGCGCATTGATCACCGGCATCAAGGGGTTTACCGGCCGCTATGTGGCCGATGAACTGACCGCCGGCGGCTGGGAGGTCTGGGGGCTGGGGACGTGCGCGGCCACCGACGACGCGCGTTACCGGCAGGCCGACCTGGCGGACCGGGACCGGCTGGGCGGGATCGTCGCCGAAGTCCGCCCGGATGCCGTGGTCCATCTGGCGGGGATCGCCTTTCCCGGCCACCGCGAGGCAGACACGTTCTACACGGTCAACCTGATCGGCACCCGCAACCTGCTGGCGGCCCTGGCGGCGTCCGGACACCGGCCCGAGTGCGTGCTGCTGGCCAGCAGCGCCAACGTGTATGGCAATTCGACCGCCGAAGTGCTGGACGAGTCCTCGCCCCCGAACCCGGCCAACGACTACGCGGTGAGCAAGCTGGCGATGGAGTACATGGCCCGGCTGTGGGGGGACAGGCTGCCGATCGTCATCGCCCGGCCGTTCAACTACACCGGCGTCGGGCAGGCGGACAACTTCCTGCTGCCGAAGATCGTGTCCCACTTCCGGCGCCGGGCGGCATTCATCGAGCTGGGCAATCTCGATGTCTGGCGGGATTTTTCCGACGTGCGTGCGGTGGCGCGGGCCTACCGCCGCCTGCTGGAAGTGCGCCCCGCGGGCGAGACGGTGAATGTCTGCTCGGGCACCGTGCACAGCCTGCGCGAAGTCCTGGAGATCGCCACCCGCCTGAGTGGGCATACGCTGCGTGTCGACGTCAATCCGGCCTTCGTCCGCAGCAACGAGGTGAAGACCCTGCGCGGCGATGCGTCCCGGCTGCGCCGCCTGATCGGCGACTGGGAAACGCCCGCGCTCGAGGACACCCTGCGCTGGATGCTCGAGCACGCATGA
- the gmd gene encoding GDP-mannose 4,6-dehydratase, with the protein MSKSAIVTGITGQDGAYLAQLLLDKGYTVFGTYRRTSSVNFWRIEELGIAGHPDLNLVEYDLTDLSSSIRLLQSSGADEVYNLAAQSFVGVSFEQPLTTAEITGLGAVNLLEAIRIVNPAVRFYQASTSEMFGKVQAIPQTETTPFYPRSPYGVAKLYAHWMTINYRESYGLFAASGILFNHESPLRGKEFLTRKVTDSLARIRLGRQDVLELGNLDARRDWGFAREYVEGMWRMLQAEKADTYVLATHRTETVRDFVSMAARAAGYELAWEGRDENEVGIDRPSGRTLVRVNPKFYRPAEVDLLIGNPEKARRELGWAPATTLEQLCQMMVEADLRRNERGFSF; encoded by the coding sequence GTGAGCAAATCCGCAATCGTGACCGGCATCACCGGCCAGGATGGGGCGTATCTCGCCCAGCTGCTGCTGGACAAAGGCTACACCGTCTTCGGCACCTATCGCCGGACCAGCTCGGTCAATTTCTGGCGCATCGAGGAGCTGGGCATCGCCGGGCACCCCGATCTGAACCTGGTCGAGTACGACCTCACCGACCTGTCCTCCAGCATCCGGCTGCTGCAGTCCTCGGGCGCGGACGAGGTGTATAACCTGGCCGCGCAGAGCTTCGTCGGGGTGTCGTTCGAGCAGCCGCTCACCACCGCCGAGATCACCGGCCTCGGCGCGGTGAACCTGCTCGAGGCGATCCGGATCGTGAACCCGGCGGTGCGCTTCTACCAGGCGTCCACCTCGGAGATGTTCGGCAAGGTGCAGGCGATCCCGCAGACCGAGACGACGCCGTTCTACCCGCGCAGCCCCTACGGGGTGGCCAAGCTCTATGCGCACTGGATGACCATCAACTACCGCGAGAGCTATGGCCTGTTCGCCGCCAGCGGCATCCTGTTCAACCACGAGTCGCCCCTGCGGGGCAAGGAGTTCCTGACCCGCAAGGTGACCGACAGCCTGGCCCGGATCCGGCTGGGGCGGCAGGACGTGCTCGAGCTGGGCAACCTGGACGCGCGGCGCGACTGGGGGTTCGCCCGGGAGTACGTCGAAGGAATGTGGCGAATGCTGCAGGCGGAGAAGGCTGACACCTATGTGCTGGCGACCCACCGCACCGAGACCGTGCGCGACTTCGTGTCGATGGCGGCCCGTGCCGCCGGCTACGAGCTGGCGTGGGAAGGCCGCGACGAGAACGAGGTGGGCATCGACCGGCCGTCCGGCCGTACCCTGGTGCGGGTGAATCCGAAGTTTTATCGCCCGGCCGAAGTGGACCTGCTGATCGGCAACCCGGAAAAGGCCCGGCGCGAGCTGGGCTGGGCGCCGGCGACGACGCTGGAGCAGCTGTGCCAGATGATGGTGGAGGCCGACCTGCGCCGCAACGAGCGCGGTTTTTCGTTCTGA
- a CDS encoding MBOAT family O-acyltransferase: MIFSSYPFLLQLLPLVWVSFLLCRRWGMTSAAVAVLLCGSTIFYLSWSWHDGALLLASIVLNHALGRCQQARPSRRWLILAIVGNLSLLLYYKYAGFLLGFLPQAVHWQWALPLGISFFTFQQMAWHVDLYQRRPGTTSGLARYALFVLFFPQLIAGPIVHARNILPRLRAGWLGRPLPWTLGVTLLCMGLAKKVLLADSIAPGVDRLFGAAASGQALNAVEVLTAAFGYGLQLYFDFSGYGDMAVGLGLMFGIRLPTNFRAPYRSSSIVDFWRRWHITLSAFLRDYLYVPLGGGHSGRLRQAFNLMLTMLLGGLWHGAGWQFVLWGGIHGLLLGAAHAWRRAFPPLPAPLGLALTTAAVMLVWIPFRANSLAVAMNMYRGLLDWSGPSLTAPASLVQELPRLELVTSLPWALPVLLVLSMYGRTALQHCLALRDGARGLLAGGLLILVLKTLAERPDRAFLYFNF; this comes from the coding sequence GTGATCTTCAGTTCCTACCCCTTCCTTCTGCAGCTGCTGCCCCTGGTGTGGGTATCGTTCCTGCTTTGTCGCCGCTGGGGCATGACCTCGGCGGCGGTTGCGGTGCTGCTGTGCGGGTCGACGATTTTCTATCTGTCATGGAGCTGGCACGACGGCGCCCTGCTGCTGGCCTCGATCGTGCTCAACCATGCGCTCGGGCGGTGCCAGCAGGCGCGGCCTTCTCGCCGCTGGCTGATCCTTGCCATCGTCGGCAACCTGAGCCTGCTGCTGTACTACAAGTACGCCGGCTTCCTGCTCGGTTTCCTGCCGCAGGCCGTGCACTGGCAATGGGCCCTGCCGCTGGGCATTTCGTTCTTCACTTTCCAGCAGATGGCCTGGCATGTCGATCTGTACCAGCGCCGGCCGGGTACGACCAGCGGGCTGGCGCGCTATGCCCTGTTCGTGCTTTTTTTCCCGCAACTGATCGCGGGGCCGATCGTGCATGCACGCAACATCCTGCCGCGGCTGCGGGCGGGATGGCTTGGCCGGCCGCTGCCGTGGACGCTGGGTGTGACCTTGCTGTGCATGGGACTGGCGAAAAAGGTGCTGCTGGCCGACAGCATCGCCCCCGGGGTGGACCGGTTGTTCGGCGCGGCAGCCAGCGGCCAGGCATTGAATGCGGTCGAGGTGCTGACTGCAGCCTTCGGTTACGGGCTGCAACTCTACTTCGACTTTTCGGGTTATGGCGACATGGCGGTCGGCCTCGGTCTGATGTTCGGCATCCGGTTGCCGACCAACTTCAGGGCGCCCTACCGCAGCAGCTCGATCGTCGATTTCTGGCGGCGCTGGCACATCACACTGTCTGCCTTCCTGCGCGACTATCTTTACGTTCCGCTCGGCGGCGGGCACAGCGGGCGGCTCCGGCAGGCGTTCAACCTGATGCTGACGATGCTGCTCGGCGGGCTGTGGCATGGGGCGGGCTGGCAGTTCGTGCTGTGGGGCGGCATTCACGGACTGCTGCTGGGCGCGGCACACGCCTGGCGCCGCGCCTTCCCACCCCTGCCGGCGCCCCTGGGCCTGGCGCTGACCACGGCGGCGGTGATGCTGGTCTGGATTCCATTCCGCGCGAACTCGCTGGCGGTGGCGATGAACATGTATCGCGGCCTGCTGGACTGGTCCGGGCCAAGCCTGACCGCCCCCGCCAGCCTGGTGCAGGAACTGCCCCGGCTGGAGCTCGTCACGAGCCTGCCATGGGCGCTGCCCGTGCTGCTCGTGCTGTCGATGTACGGCAGGACGGCGCTGCAGCACTGCCTCGCTCTGCGCGATGGGGCACGCGGGCTGCTGGCAGGCGGGTTGCTGATCCTGGTGCTGAAGACGCTGGCCGAACGCCCTGACCGCGCCTTCCTTTATTTCAACTTTTAG
- a CDS encoding glycosyltransferase family 4 protein, with protein MSRHKPAAVHQFSPAVLPGDGASNGMFFTRRMLRELGFASELYAFTIPPALADEVRPAEALADDAHADDVLLVHHTLGHEHGEWVARLPMRKILVYHNITPAHFFPAAHPVHALSVRGRAMLAEWQAQRVFSACIGMSPYNSEELTALGYAPVRTLPLLVDVRQCLDAPWDRTTVTAHEDRFTLLFVGRIAPNKCQHDLLALMAALLPRMDRPVELLLAGGVSSAEYEAELHAEIARCGLEGYVHLLGKVDEATLFALYRTADVFVCLSEHEGFGMPLIEAMLFDLPVVAWNSSNVAATLGCGGLVCEDKDPARLAALIALLAREPGLRRRMVQGQRDNLRTYDYDRLAAGLAEFLEALGVEVPAQPQAGPDFVSRRAIDWRIEGPFDRHYSLALVNREFARGLLEAGDSVSLHSTEGDGDFDPEPGFLAENPDLRAAWERGRQAGFADVVTRNCYPPRVSAMRGRDAWLLSYGWEESGFPAPWVDAFNDSLSGITVMSDFVRRVLQDNGVRVPIVVVGLGVDHVLRAAAAPAALPVRREDGVFTFVHISSGFPRKGLDVLLRAWARAFSTRDPVRLVVKTFANPHNTFAHDLPAWRTQHPDAALVVHIDGELSAGALRALYEQADAFVGVARGEGFGLPLAEAMLLGVPVLASAHGGQRDFCDEDTAWLVDYRYARAQSHFGLFNSVWADPCEDSLCTQLRAVFDAPADVRAQRCAAAHARVARDFTWAAAVQRLRTARSTLCPPTIRPAPTRVALVSSWNSRCGIADYARAQTLCFPHTAFRVFANEDAQFADDPDIVVERCWKSGAGDTLERLGEALLAWGAEAVIFQFNFAFFDLAAWSRLLVRLADAGVACHAVLHATRDVMWGSVAKSLRHAHAGLRRCTRLMVHSIDDINRLKDMGLDGNAMLLAHGIPEFEANAVRRARARATAGYGPEDVVIGTGGFLLPNKGYLELVEAFEQLRPTHPQLRLLLQTPEYPAPPSRTYREQIEAHIAASRWKRDITLETAFLSEAVALDRLALTDRLVYPTGPTGESSSASVRWGLAVGVPVAVTPAPIFADVREVVYTLPGDRPADLAAGLRQWLAGVDPYASERERWAAAHRWPAVSKRLWNVICASAERT; from the coding sequence ATGAGCCGGCACAAACCCGCCGCGGTGCATCAGTTCAGCCCCGCGGTGCTGCCGGGCGACGGCGCCTCGAACGGAATGTTCTTCACCCGGCGGATGCTGCGCGAGCTGGGCTTTGCCTCCGAGCTGTACGCGTTCACGATTCCGCCGGCGCTGGCGGACGAAGTCAGGCCGGCCGAAGCGCTGGCCGACGATGCGCACGCCGACGACGTGCTGCTGGTGCACCACACCCTGGGACATGAACACGGTGAATGGGTGGCGCGCCTGCCGATGCGCAAGATCCTCGTCTATCACAACATCACCCCGGCGCATTTCTTTCCGGCGGCGCACCCGGTGCACGCCCTGTCGGTGCGCGGCCGGGCGATGCTGGCGGAATGGCAGGCGCAGCGCGTGTTCAGCGCCTGCATCGGCATGTCGCCCTACAACAGCGAGGAGCTGACTGCCCTGGGCTACGCCCCGGTGCGTACCCTGCCCCTGCTGGTGGATGTGCGCCAGTGCCTGGATGCGCCCTGGGACAGGACAACGGTGACGGCGCACGAGGACCGCTTCACGCTGCTGTTCGTGGGCCGCATCGCACCCAACAAATGCCAGCACGACCTGCTGGCGCTGATGGCGGCGCTGCTGCCGCGCATGGATCGCCCGGTCGAACTGCTACTGGCCGGCGGCGTGTCGAGCGCCGAGTACGAGGCCGAGCTGCATGCCGAAATCGCGCGCTGCGGCCTGGAAGGGTATGTCCACCTGCTGGGCAAGGTGGACGAGGCGACGCTGTTCGCGCTGTATCGCACGGCCGACGTGTTCGTCTGCCTGAGCGAGCACGAAGGCTTCGGCATGCCGCTGATCGAGGCGATGCTGTTCGATCTGCCGGTCGTGGCCTGGAACAGCAGCAACGTGGCGGCCACCCTGGGCTGCGGCGGGCTGGTGTGCGAAGACAAGGACCCGGCCCGGCTGGCCGCGCTGATCGCCCTGCTCGCGCGCGAGCCCGGGCTGCGCCGGCGCATGGTGCAGGGCCAGCGCGACAACCTGCGCACCTACGACTATGACCGGCTGGCCGCCGGCCTGGCGGAGTTTCTGGAGGCGCTGGGGGTGGAGGTGCCGGCGCAGCCGCAGGCGGGGCCGGACTTCGTGAGCCGGCGCGCCATCGACTGGCGCATCGAGGGACCGTTCGACCGCCATTACAGCCTGGCGCTGGTCAACCGCGAGTTCGCCCGCGGCCTGCTGGAAGCCGGCGACAGCGTGAGCCTGCACAGCACCGAAGGCGACGGCGATTTCGACCCCGAGCCCGGCTTCCTGGCGGAAAACCCCGACCTTCGCGCAGCGTGGGAGCGCGGCCGGCAGGCCGGTTTCGCCGACGTCGTCACCCGCAACTGCTATCCGCCGCGGGTGTCGGCGATGCGCGGGCGCGACGCCTGGCTGCTGAGTTACGGCTGGGAAGAGTCCGGGTTTCCGGCGCCGTGGGTGGATGCCTTCAACGACAGCCTGAGCGGGATCACGGTGATGTCGGATTTCGTCAGGCGCGTGCTCCAGGACAACGGCGTGCGGGTGCCGATCGTGGTGGTCGGCCTGGGCGTGGACCATGTGCTGCGGGCGGCCGCAGCGCCGGCAGCGCTGCCGGTGCGCAGGGAAGACGGGGTCTTCACCTTCGTCCATATTTCATCGGGTTTTCCGCGCAAAGGGCTGGACGTGCTGTTGCGGGCCTGGGCGCGCGCCTTCAGCACGCGTGACCCGGTGCGGCTGGTGGTGAAGACTTTTGCCAATCCGCACAACACCTTTGCACACGATCTGCCGGCATGGCGCACACAGCACCCCGATGCGGCACTGGTCGTGCATATCGACGGTGAGCTGAGCGCGGGCGCCCTGCGCGCGCTGTACGAGCAGGCGGACGCCTTCGTCGGCGTGGCCCGGGGCGAAGGCTTCGGCCTGCCGCTGGCCGAGGCGATGCTGCTGGGCGTGCCGGTGCTGGCGAGCGCGCACGGCGGCCAGCGCGATTTCTGCGACGAGGACACGGCCTGGCTGGTGGACTACCGGTATGCGCGCGCCCAATCGCATTTCGGCCTGTTCAACTCGGTGTGGGCCGATCCCTGCGAAGACAGTTTGTGTACGCAGTTGCGCGCCGTGTTCGATGCGCCCGCCGACGTGCGCGCGCAGCGCTGCGCTGCCGCGCACGCACGGGTGGCGCGCGATTTCACCTGGGCGGCGGCCGTGCAGCGCCTGCGCACGGCCCGGAGCACGCTGTGCCCCCCCACCATCAGGCCGGCGCCGACGCGGGTGGCGCTGGTGTCGTCGTGGAATTCGCGCTGCGGAATCGCCGACTACGCGCGGGCGCAGACATTGTGCTTTCCGCATACGGCGTTCAGGGTGTTCGCCAACGAGGATGCGCAGTTCGCGGACGACCCCGACATCGTGGTGGAGCGCTGCTGGAAGAGCGGCGCCGGCGATACGCTGGAACGCCTGGGCGAGGCCTTGCTGGCGTGGGGCGCGGAAGCGGTGATTTTCCAGTTCAACTTCGCCTTTTTCGATCTGGCTGCATGGAGCCGGCTGCTCGTACGCCTGGCCGACGCCGGCGTGGCTTGCCATGCGGTGCTGCACGCGACCCGCGACGTGATGTGGGGGTCGGTGGCAAAGTCCCTGCGCCATGCCCATGCCGGCCTGCGGCGTTGCACCCGCCTGATGGTGCATTCGATCGACGACATCAACCGCCTCAAGGACATGGGGCTGGACGGCAACGCGATGCTGCTGGCCCATGGCATTCCCGAATTCGAGGCCAACGCCGTTCGCCGCGCACGGGCGCGGGCGACCGCCGGCTACGGGCCGGAAGACGTGGTGATCGGAACGGGCGGCTTCCTGCTGCCGAACAAGGGCTACCTGGAGCTGGTGGAAGCCTTCGAGCAGCTGCGCCCGACCCACCCGCAGCTGCGCCTGCTGCTGCAGACGCCGGAATACCCTGCACCTCCGTCGCGGACCTACCGTGAGCAGATCGAGGCCCACATCGCGGCTTCGCGCTGGAAGCGCGACATCACGCTGGAAACCGCGTTCCTGAGCGAGGCCGTGGCCCTCGACCGGCTCGCGCTTACCGACCGGCTGGTCTATCCGACCGGGCCGACTGGGGAGTCGTCCAGCGCCTCGGTACGCTGGGGGCTGGCCGTGGGCGTGCCGGTGGCGGTGACACCGGCGCCGATTTTCGCCGACGTGCGCGAGGTGGTGTACACCCTGCCCGGCGACCGCCCGGCCGATCTGGCGGCGGGCCTGCGCCAGTGGCTGGCAGGGGTGGACCCCTACGCATCCGAACGCGAACGCTGGGCCGCAGCCCACCGCTGGCCGGCGGTCTCGAAGCGGCTGTGGAACGTGATCTGTGCCAGTGCGGAACGGACCTGA
- a CDS encoding glycosyltransferase family 4 protein codes for MNAPRRPAVHQFTPGIDAGDGVSNGIFFTRALLREMGFDSEIFAFTIPEALKGEVHFPTGCADDADQVLLVHHALGHDFGDWIDQRKARKVLVYHNITPASFFPAEHPVHALSLRGRDMLRRWQAAGRFVACIGDSDYNSGELRGLGFTAVRTIPLLVDVDACRARPWDAGVVQNHADRFTLLFVGRLSPHKCQHRLLEVMAALLPRLAQPAELLLVGGSASAEYEAQLRDAIRRLALEGYVHLMGKVDEATLYGLYRAADIFVCLSEHEGFGMPLIEAMLFDLPVIAADFASVADTMGCGGLVMQECAPEQVAATIACVAADPALRAALIAGQQERVERFERARLVADLHACLGDLGVGTGAERLSRTVTGAAS; via the coding sequence ATGAACGCGCCGCGCAGGCCGGCGGTGCACCAGTTCACGCCAGGCATCGACGCCGGCGACGGGGTGTCGAACGGGATTTTCTTCACCCGCGCGTTGCTGCGCGAAATGGGTTTCGACTCGGAGATCTTCGCCTTCACCATTCCCGAAGCGCTGAAGGGCGAGGTGCACTTTCCTACCGGGTGCGCGGACGATGCCGACCAGGTGCTGCTGGTGCACCATGCGCTGGGCCACGACTTCGGAGACTGGATCGATCAGCGCAAGGCCCGCAAGGTCTTGGTTTATCACAACATAACACCGGCCAGCTTCTTTCCCGCCGAACATCCGGTGCATGCGCTTTCGTTACGGGGCCGGGACATGCTCCGGCGCTGGCAGGCCGCCGGACGCTTCGTCGCCTGCATCGGCGACTCGGACTACAACAGCGGCGAACTGCGCGGGCTGGGTTTTACTGCGGTGCGCACGATTCCGCTGCTGGTCGACGTGGATGCCTGCCGGGCGCGCCCGTGGGACGCCGGCGTGGTGCAGAACCATGCGGATCGCTTCACCTTGCTGTTCGTCGGCCGCCTGTCTCCCCACAAATGCCAGCACCGGCTGCTGGAAGTGATGGCTGCGCTGCTGCCGCGCCTGGCGCAGCCGGCCGAGCTGCTGCTGGTGGGCGGCAGCGCGAGCGCGGAATACGAGGCCCAGCTGCGCGACGCGATCCGGCGCCTGGCGCTGGAAGGCTACGTGCACCTGATGGGCAAGGTGGACGAGGCGACCCTGTACGGACTGTACCGGGCAGCGGATATCTTCGTCTGCCTGAGCGAGCATGAAGGTTTCGGCATGCCGCTGATCGAGGCAATGCTGTTCGATCTGCCGGTGATCGCGGCGGACTTTGCCAGCGTGGCCGACACCATGGGCTGCGGCGGCCTGGTGATGCAGGAGTGCGCGCCGGAACAGGTCGCCGCGACGATCGCGTGTGTGGCGGCTGATCCCGCGCTGCGCGCAGCCCTGATCGCCGGGCAGCAGGAGCGGGTGGAGCGCTTCGAGCGCGCACGCCTGGTTGCCGACCTGCATGCGTGCCTGGGTGATCTGGGTGTGGGAACCGGCGCCGAACGGCTCTCCCGCACCGTAACCGGGGCCGCGTCATGA
- a CDS encoding methyltransferase domain-containing protein, with translation MFLEQNPHVDYAALTAAVEQELRRPPGTRVPPAPLHTLRVETAPPGASPAWVQRLGERLQRWPRLHRFAHGCWRKGLAALPALSRRPLLFYSLRWMRWLATLPRLADWVGAHQARLDEAGAALQRQAQTQAQLHDQLRTEAERQDARAAQLQDALAEGLAQAASERARLEARQVLMHETLAALMQETARLKAAPGTPRPASGADGETRPAAPLSATMARFYQDFEDAWRGAPETIRARVAHYLPPVQAARAGTTEAPFADLGCGRGEWLAVLSEAGLVAFGVDSNSAAIERCRAQDLSVAEADLLDWLRRREAASLGGIGALHVVEHLPFETLVDVLDEALRVLRPGGVLILETPDPANLLVATHSFWLDPSHLRPIPADLLAFTVRSRGFADVQVERLHPADEDLRFPPGDAVGDRFNTLLYGPQDYAVIARKAAG, from the coding sequence ATGTTTCTCGAGCAAAACCCGCATGTCGACTATGCCGCGCTGACGGCGGCGGTGGAGCAGGAGTTGCGGCGACCGCCGGGCACGCGCGTACCTCCGGCGCCCCTGCACACCCTGCGGGTGGAGACCGCGCCGCCGGGCGCATCGCCCGCCTGGGTGCAGCGCCTGGGCGAGCGCCTGCAGCGCTGGCCGCGCCTGCACCGGTTTGCGCACGGGTGCTGGCGCAAGGGGCTCGCCGCCCTGCCCGCGCTGAGCCGGCGGCCGCTGCTGTTCTACAGCCTGCGCTGGATGCGCTGGCTCGCCACCCTGCCCCGGCTCGCCGACTGGGTCGGCGCCCATCAGGCCCGGCTGGACGAAGCGGGCGCGGCCCTGCAGCGCCAGGCCCAGACCCAGGCACAGCTGCATGACCAGCTCCGCACCGAAGCGGAACGCCAGGACGCACGCGCGGCGCAGTTGCAGGACGCCCTCGCCGAGGGCCTGGCGCAGGCGGCTTCCGAGCGCGCGCGCCTCGAGGCCCGGCAGGTGCTGATGCACGAAACTCTGGCGGCACTGATGCAGGAGACGGCGCGGCTGAAAGCGGCGCCCGGCACGCCCCGTCCGGCTTCCGGCGCGGACGGGGAGACACGTCCGGCCGCGCCGCTGTCGGCGACGATGGCCCGTTTCTACCAGGATTTCGAAGATGCCTGGCGCGGCGCGCCGGAAACCATCCGCGCGCGGGTGGCGCATTACCTGCCGCCGGTCCAGGCGGCTCGCGCCGGCACGACGGAGGCGCCGTTTGCGGATCTGGGCTGCGGCCGCGGCGAATGGCTGGCGGTGCTGAGCGAAGCGGGCCTGGTCGCGTTCGGCGTGGATAGCAACAGCGCGGCGATCGAACGCTGCCGCGCACAGGACCTGAGCGTGGCCGAAGCGGACCTGCTGGACTGGCTGCGGCGGCGCGAGGCCGCCTCGCTCGGCGGGATCGGCGCCCTGCACGTGGTGGAGCACCTGCCTTTCGAGACCCTGGTCGACGTGCTCGACGAAGCGCTGCGCGTGCTGCGCCCGGGCGGCGTGCTGATCCTGGAGACGCCCGATCCGGCCAATCTGCTGGTGGCCACGCACAGTTTCTGGCTGGACCCCAGCCATCTGCGCCCGATTCCGGCGGATCTGCTGGCGTTTACCGTCCGTTCGCGCGGTTTTGCCGACGTGCAGGTCGAGCGCCTGCATCCGGCCGATGAAGATCTGCGCTTTCCCCCCGGCGACGCGGTGGGAGACCGCTTCAACACGCTGCTGTATGGCCCGCAGGATTATGCGGTGATCGCGCGGAAGGCGGCCGGATGA